From one Neofelis nebulosa isolate mNeoNeb1 chromosome 4, mNeoNeb1.pri, whole genome shotgun sequence genomic stretch:
- the STAB1 gene encoding stabilin-1 isoform X6: MAGPRGLLLLCLLAFCLAGSSFTRGQKVRSRRCDVKTKFVMRIPCTMCPAIKRRMCPPGWLRELPEKISQDCRYEVQLGDSLMSMSGCSMECWKDVVEKACCPGYWGSQCYECPGGAETPCNGRGTCLDGIDGNGTCVCQENFSGSSCQECQDPSRFGPNCQSVCSCVHGVCNHGPLGDGSCLCFAGYTGPRCDQELPVCQALNCPQNSQCSAEAPACSCLPGHTQQGRECRAPNPCQPSPCSPLAQCSVSPTGQAQCRCPKDYHGDGTVCLPHDPCTINHGGCPINSTVCLYLRSGKASCQCKPGLVSINHNASAGCFAYCFPHSCDRSATCQVTSDGKTSCVCKEGEVGDGRACYGHLLHEIQKASQLGVVFLRLRVTLAMLDQGCREILTTSGPFTVLVPSLSSVFSRTMNASVARQLCKQHIVAGQHILEELGTQQTRRWWTLDGQELTVTFNHFMQKYTYKYKEHPQQTFTIQKANYPAANGVFHLVTALQWQPPPELPEDPKRTIGQILASTEAFSRFETILENCGLPSILDGPGPFTVFVPSNEAVDMLRDGRLIYLFTAGLSKLQELVKYHIYSHGQLTIEKLISKGRVLTMANQVLAVNISEEGRILLGPEGVPLRRVDVLAANGVIHMLEGVLLPPTILPILPKHCNEEQYKIVAGSCVDCQALNTSMCPPNSMKLDIFPKECVYTHDPTGLNVLKKGCAHYCNQTILKPGCCKGFFGPDCIQCPGGFSNPCYGKGTCSDGVRGNGACLCFPDYKGIACHICSNPNKHGDRCQEDCGCVHGLCDNRPGSGGVCQRGTCAPGFSGHFCNESSVNCGPTERAQTCHLHARCVSQGGVTRCVCLDGFEGDGFSCTPSNPCSHPDRGGCSENAECVPGALGNHHCTCHKGWSGDGRVCVAIDECELDVRGGCHADALCSYVGPGQSRCTCKLGFAGDGYVCSPIDPCRAGNGGCHDLATCQAVGGGQRVCTCPSGYGGDGFNCYGDIFRELEANAHFSVFYQWIKSAGITLPTDSRVTALVPSESAIRRLSPEDQAFWLQPRMLPHLVRAHFLQGALSEEELARLAGQDVATLSPSTRWEIHNISGRVWVQNASVDVADLLATNGVLHVLSQVLLPPRGDALHGQGLLQQLDSVPAFHLFRELLQHHRLVPQIEAATAYTIFVPTNRSLEAQGNSSILDADTVRHHVILGEALSTESLQKGGHRNSLLGPAHWLVFYNHSGQPEVNHMPLEGPVLEAPGRSLFGLSGVLTVGSSRCLHSHAESLREKCINCTRKFRCTQGFQLENTPRKSCVYRSGYSFSRGCSYTCAKKIQVPDCCPGFFGTLCEPCPGGLGGVCSGHGQCQDRLLGSGECHCHEGFHGTACEMCELGRYGPTCAGVCDCAHGLCQEGLQGDGSCVCHAGWQGPRCDQNISGPQCPKKCDPNANCVQDSATAPACVCAAGYSGDGVHCSEVDPCARDHGGCSPHANCTKVAPGQRTCTCQDGYTGDGELCQEVNSCLIHHGGCHMHAECIPTGPQQVSCSCREGYSGDGIRTCELLDPCSQSNGGCSPYAVCKSTGDGQRTCTCDAAHTVGDGFTCRARVGLELLRDRHASFFSLHLLEYKELKGDGPFTVFVPRADLMSNLSQDELAPIRAHRQLVFRYHVVGCRQLRSQELLDEGYVTTLSGHTLRIHEREGSIYLNDFARVVSSDHEAVNGVLHFIDRVLLPPEVLYWKPDVAPVLRRNVTAAAESFGYKIFSGLVKVAGLLPLLQDAAHRPLTMLWPTDSALQALPPDRQAWLYHEDHRDKLAAILRGHVIRNIEALASDLPNLGPLRTMHGTPISFSCSRVRPGELTVGEEDARIMQRHLPFEGGLAYGIDQLLEPPGLGARCDRFETRPLRLKICSICGLEPPCPEGSREQGSPETCWRYYSKFWTSPPLHSLALRSIWARSSLWGQPQGLGRGCHRNCVTTTWKPSCCPGHYGSECRACPGGASSPCGGHGVCMDGMSGSGQCQCHSRFTGTACELCASGAFGPQCQACRCTSHGRCDEGLGGSGSCFCDEGWTGPSCEVQLKLQPVCAPPCAPEAVCRAGNSCECGLGYEGDGRSCTVADLCRDGRGGCSEHATCSQAGTVVTCTCLPAYEGDGWSCRARDPCADGHRGGCSEHADCLNTGPNTRRCVCHAGYVGDGLQCLEEPEPPVDRCLGQPPPCHVDAVCTDLHFQEKQAGVFHLQAPSGPYGLNFSEAEAACGAQGAVLASLPQLSAAQKVGFHLCRVGWLANGSAAHPVVFPAADCGGGQVGVISLGLRKNHSERWDTYCYREQDVACRCRQGFVGDGTSVCNGKLLDVLAATANFSTFYGMLLGYANATPRGLDFLDFLDDELTYKTLFVPVNEGFVDNMTLSGPDLELHASNTTFLSTNASQDTVLPAHSGLSLFFSAVGPDNSSWGPVAPGAVVVSHVVMWDIMAFNGIIHALARPLLAPLQPQAVVAPEGPPVVAGVGAVVAAGALLGLVAGAFYLRARGQATGFGFSTFQAEDDAEDDFSPWQEGTSPTLVSVPNPVFGSPDAF; encoded by the exons GTGCGGTCCAGACGCTGCGATGTGAAGACCAAGTTTGTCATGCGCATACCCTGCACCATGTGCCCCGCCATTAAGAGGCGGATGTGCCCCCCAGGCTGGCTTCGGGAGTTACCAGAGAAGATCTCACAGGACTGCCG CTACGAGGTGCAGCTGGGGGACTCTTTGATGTCTATGAGCGGCTGCAGCATGGAGTGCTGGAAGGACGTGGTGGAGAAGGCCTGTTGCCCCGGCTACTGGGGATCCCAGTGTTATG AGTGTCCTGGAGGTGCTGAGACTCCGTGTAATGGCCGTGGGACCTGCCTGGATGGCATAGACGGGAACGGGACCTGTGTGTGCCAG GAAAACTTCAGTGGCTCCTCCTGCCAGGAGTGCCAAGACCCCAGCCGATTTGGGCCCAACTGCCAGTCAG TGTGCAGCTGTGTGCATGGCGTGTGCAACCATGGGCCACTTGGAGATGGAAGCTGCCTGTGTTTTGCTGGATACACGGGACCCCGCTGTGACCAAG AGCTGCCAGTCTGCCAGGCCCTGAATTGTCCCCAGAACTCCCAGTGCTCTGCAGAGGCCCCTGCCTGCAGCTGCCTCCCGGGCCACACCCAGCAGGGCAGAGAATGTAGAG CCCCTAATCCCTGCCAGCCATCGCCCTGTTCCCCACTGGCCCAGTGCTCGGTGAGCCCCACGGGGCAGGCACAGTGTCGCTGCCCCAAGGACTACCACGGTGACGGGACGGTGTGTCTGCCCCATGACCCGTGCACCATCAACCATGGTGGCTGCCCCATCAACTCCACCGTGTGTCTATACCTGAGATCAGGCAAG GCCTCCTGCCAGTGTAAGCCAGGCTTGGTCAGCATCAATCACAATGCCTCTGCGGGCTGCTTTGCCTACTGTTTCCCTCATTCCTGTGACCGGTCAGCCACCTGTCAGGTGACCTCCGACGGGAAGACCAG CTGTGTGTGCAAGGAGGGTGAGGTAGGGGATGGGCGTGCCTGCTATGGACACCTGCTCCATGAGATACAGAAGGCCAGCCAGCTGGGTGTGGTGTTCCTGCGGCTGAGAGTCACCCTGGCCATGTTGG ACCAGGGCTGCCGCGAGATCCTCACCACATCGGGCCCATTTACCGTGCTGGTACCGTCCCTCTCGTCTGTCTTCTCCAGGACCATGAAC GCGTCCGTTGCCCGGCAGCTCTGCAAACAGCACATCGTAGCAGGACAGCACATCCTGGAGGAATTGGGGACCCAGCAGACACGCAGGTGGTGGACACTGGATGGGCAGGAGCTCACCGTCACTTTCAATCACTTCATG CAGAAGTACACATACAAGTACAAAGAGCACCCCCAGCAAACATTCACCATCCAAAAGGCCAACTACCCGGCAGCCAACGGTGTCTTCCACTTGGTCACTGCTCTGCAGTGGCAGCCCCCACCAGAGCTCCCTGAGGACCCCAAG AGAACCATCGGCCAGATCCTTGCCTCTACTGAGGCCTTCAGCCGGTTTGAAACCATCCTGGAG AACTGTGGGCTACCCTCCATCCTGGATGGGCCTGGGCCATTCACAGTGTTTGTCCCAAGCAACGAGGCTGTGGATATGTTGCGTGATGGCCGTCTGATCTACCTCTTCACAGCA GGTCTGTCGAAACTACAGGAGCTGGTGAAGTACCACATCTACAGCCATGGGCAG CTGACCATTGAGAAGCTCATCTCCAAGGGTCGGGTCCTCACCATGGCAAACCAGGTCCTGGCTGTGAATATCTCTGAGGAG GGGCGCATCCTGCTGGGACCCGAGGGGGTGCCACTACGGAGAGTGGACGTGCTGGCTGCCAATGGCGTGATCCACATGCTGGAGGGTGTCCTGCTGCCCCCGACCATCCTGCCCATCCTGCCTAAGCACTGCAACGAGGAGCAGTACAAGATCGTGGCG GGCTCCTGTGTGGACTGCCAAGCCCTGAACACCAGCATGTGCCCCCCCAACAGCATGAAGCTG GACATCTTCCCCAAGGAGTGTGTCTACACCCATGACCCTACTGGGCTCAACGTCCTGAAGAAAGGCTGCGCTCACTACTGCAACCAGACTATCCTG AAACCTGGCTGCTGCAAAGGGTTTTTTGGGCCTGACTGTATACAGTGTCCTGGGGGCTTCTCCAACCCCTGCTATGGCAAAGGCACC TGCAGCGACGGGGTCCGGGGCAACGGGGCCTGCCTCTGCTTCCCAGACTACAAAGGCATCGCCTGCCACATCTGCTCTAACCCAAACAAGCATGGAGACCGGTGCCAGGAAG ACTGTGGCTGCGTCCACGGTCTCTGTGACAACCGTCCAGGCAGTGGGGGTGTGTGCCAGCGTGGCACGTGTGCCCCAGGCTTCAGCGGCCACTTCTGCAATGAGTCCTCTGTGAACTGTGGGCCCACGGAACGGGCCCAGACCTGCCACCTGCACGCCCGCTGTGTTAGCCAGGGAGGCGTTACCAG GTGCGTCTGTCTCGATGGCTTCGAGGGTGATGGCTTCTCCTGTACACCCAGCAACCCCTGCTCCCACCCAGACCGTGGTGGCTGCTCAGAAAAT GCTGAGTGTgtccctggggccctgggcaaCCACCACTGCACATGCCACAAAGGCTGGAGCGGGGACGGCCGTGTCTGTGTGGCCATCGACGAGTGTGAGCTGGATGTGAGAGGTGGTTGTCACGCCGACGCCCTCTGCAGCTACGTGGGACCTGGGCAG AGCCGGTGCACCTGCAAGCTGGGATTCGCAGGGGATGGCTATGTGTGCAGTCCTATTGACCCCTGCCGGGCAGGCAACGGTGGCTGCCATGACCTG GCCACCTGCCAAGCAGTGGGGGGAGGCCAGCGGGTCTGCACATGCCCCTCTGGCTATGGGGGTGATGGCTTCAACTGCTATGGAGACATCTTCCGG gagCTGGAGGCAAATGCCCACTTCTCTGTCTTCTACCAGTGGATCAAG AGTGCTGGCATCACTCTTCCTACCGACAGCCGAGTCACAGCCCTGGTGCCCTCTGAGTCTGCCATCCGTAGGCTGAGCCCCGAGGACCAGGCCTTCTGGCTGCAGCCGAGGATGCTGCCGCACCTGGTCAG GGCCCATTTTCTCCAGGGTGCCCTCTCTGAGGAGGAGCTGGCCCGGCTGGCTGGGCAGGATGTGGCCACCCTGAGCCCCTCCACACGCTGGGAGATTCACAACATCAGTGGG agggtCTGGGTGCAGAATGCCAGCGTGGATGTGGCTGACCTCCTTGCCACCAACGGTGTCCTACATGTCCTCAGCCAG GTCTTACTGCCTCCGAGAGGGGACGCACTGCACGGGCAGGGGTTGCTGCAGCAGCTAGACTCGGTGCCTGCCTTCCACCTCTTCCGGGAGCTGCTGCAG CACCACAGGCTGGTGCCCCAGATTGAGGCGGCCACGGCCTACACCATCTTTGTGCCCACAAACCGTTCTCTGGAGGCCCAGGGAAACAGCAGCATCCTG GATGCAGACACGGTGCGACATCACGTGATCCTGGGGGAAGCCCTCTCCACAGAATCCCTACAGAAAGGGGGACACCGCAACTCTCTCCTGGGCCCTGCCCACTGGCTCGTCTTCTACAATCATAGCGGCCAG CCTGAGGTGAACCACATGCCACTGGAAGGCCCTGTGCTGGAGGCCCCTGGCCGCTCATTGTTTGGCCTGTCGGGGGTCCTGACTGTGGGCTCAAGCCGCTGCCTGCATAGCCACGCCGAGTCCCTGCGG GAGAAATGCATAAACTGCACCCGGAAATTCCGTTGCACTCAGGGCTTCCAGCTGGAG AACACTCCCAGGAAGAGCTGTGTCTACCGATCTGGCTACTCATTCTCCCGGGGCTGTTCTTACACTTGTGCCAAGAAGATCCAG gtGCCTGACTGCTGCCCTGGCTTCTTCGGCACGCTGTGTGAGCCGTGCCCCGGGGGACTGGGTGGTGTGTGCTCGGGCCACGGGCAGTGCCAGGACCGGCTCCTGGGCAGCGGAGAGTGCCACTGCCACGAGGGCTTCCATGGAACAGCCTGTGAGATGTGTGAGCTGGGCCGCTATGGGCCCACCTGTGCCGGAG TCTGTGACTGTGCCCATGGGCTGTGCCAGGAGGGGCTCCAAGGGGATGGAAGCTGTGTCTGTCATGCGGGCTGGCAGGGCCCCCGCTGTGACCAGA ACATCAGCGGCCCTCAATGCCCAAAGAAGTGCGATCCCAATGCCAA CTGCGTACAGGACTCGGCTACAGCCCCGGCCTGTGTCTGTGCTGCGGGCTACTCAGGCGATGGCGTCCACTGTTCAG AGGTGGACCCTTGTGCCCGTGACCATGGGGGCTGTTCCCCTCACGCCAACTGTACCAAGGTGGCGCCTGGGCAGCGGACGTGCACCTGCCAGGATGGCTACACAGGAGATGGGGAGCTGTGCCAGG AAGTTAACAGCTGTCTCATCCACCACGGGGGCTGCCACATGCATGCTGAATGTATCCCTACAGGCCCCCAGCAG GTCTCCTGCAGCTGCCGTGAGGGTTACAGTGGGGATGGCATCCGGACCTGTGAACTCCTGGACCCTTGCTCCCAG AGTAACGGAGGCTGCAGCCCCTATGCTGTGTGTAAAAGCACAGGGGATGGCCAGAGGACGTGTACCTGTGACGCAGCCCACACCGTGGGTGATGGCTTCACCTGCCGTGCCCGAGTTGGCCTG GAGCTCCTTCGGGACAGGCATGCCTCATTCTTCAGCCTCCACCTCCTG GAATACAAGGAGCTCAAGGGCGATGGGCCTTTCACAGTCTTTGTGCCTCGCGCAGATCTAATGAGCAACCTGTCGCAG GATGAGCTGGCCCCGATTCGCGCCCACCGCCAGCTTGTGTTCCGCTACCACGTGGTCGGCTGCCGGCAGCTGAGGAGCCAGGAGCTGCTGGATGAGGGCTACGTCACCACGCTCTCAGGGCACACGCTGCGCATCCACGAGAGGGAG GGCAGCATCTATCTCAATGACTTCGCCCGTGTGGTGAGCAGTGACCACGAGGCTGTGAATGGCGTGCTGCACTTCATCGACCGAGTCCTGCTGCCGCCGGAGGTGTTATACTGGAAGCCTGATGTTGCCCCTGTCCTGCGG AGAAACGTCACCGCCGCTGCTGAGAGCTTTGGTTACAAGATCTTCAGCGGCCTCGTGAAG GTGGCTGGCCTCCTGCCCCTGCTTCAGGATGCGGCCCACAGGCCCCTCACAATGCTGTGGCCCACAGACTCTGCCCTGCAAGCCCTGCCACCTGATCGCCAGGCCTGGCTGTACCATGAAGACCACCGTGACAAGCTGGCAGCCATTCTGCGGGGCCATGTGATTCGCAACATTGAG GCCTTGGCATCTGACTTGCCCAACCTGGGTCCACTCCGCACCATGCATGGGACCCCCATCTCCTTCTCCTGCAGCCGTGTCCGGCCG GGTGAGCTCACCGTGGGTGAGGAGGATGCCCGCATCATGCAGCGGCACCTTCCCTTTGAGGGTGGCCTGGCCTATGGCATCGACCAGCTGCTGGAGCCACCTGGCCTTGGTGCCCGCTGTGACCGCTTTGAGACTCGACCTCTGCGGCTG AAGATCTGTAGCATTTGCGGGCTAGAACCACCTTGTCCTGAGGGCTCACGGGAGCAG GGCAGTCCTGAGACCTGCTGGCGGTACTACTCAAAGTTCTGGACGTCCCCTCCACTGCACTCCTTGGCACTGCGCAGCATTTGGGCCCGGTCTAGCCTCTGGGGTCAGCCCCAAGGCCTGGGCAGGGGCTGCCACCGCAACTGTGTCACCACCACCTGGAAGCCCAGCTGCTGCCCTGGTCACTATGGCAGCGAGTGCCGAG CTTGCCCTGGTGGCGCCAGCAGCCCCTGTGGTGGTCACGGCGTGTGCATGGACGGCATGAGTGGCAGCGGGCAGTGCCAGTGCCATTCGAGGTTTACAGGGACAGCGTGTGAACTCTGTGCCTCGGGTGCCTTTGGGCCCCAGTGCCAAG CCTGCCGCTGCACCTCCCATGGCCGCTGTGACGAGGGCCTTGGGGGCTCTGGCTCCTGCTTCTGTGATGAGGGCTGGACCGGGCCAAGCTGTGAGGTGCAGCTGA AGCTGCAGCCCGTGTGTGCCCCGCCCTGTGCGCCCGAGGCCGTGTGCCGCGCGGGCAACAGCTGTGAGTGCGGCCTGGGCTATGAAGGGGATGGCCGCTCATGCACAG TGGCGGACCTGTGCCGGGATGGGCGTGGCGGCTGCAGCGAGCACGCCACCTGCAGCCAAGCAGGCACAGTGGTCACctgcacctgcctgcctgcctacgAGGGCGACGGCTGGAGCTGCCGGGCCCGCGACCCCTGTGCGGACGGCCACCGTGGGGGCTGCAGCGAGCATGCCGACTGCTTGAACACAGGCCCG AACACGAGGCGCTGTGTGTGCCATGCTGGCTACGTGGGTGATGGACTGCAGTGTCTGGAGGAGCCTGAGCCTCCCGTGGACCGCTGCCTGGGCCAGCCACCACCCTGTCACGTGGATGCTGTGTGCACTGACCTCCACTTCCAGG agAAACAGGCTGGTGTCTTCCACCTCCAGGCCCCCAGCGGCCCTTACGGCCTGAACTTCTCAGAGGCCGAGGCAGCGTGTGGGGCCCAGGGAGCTGTTCTTGCTTCTCTCCCTCAGCTCTCTGCTGCCCAGAAG GTCGGCTTCCACCTGTGCCGTGTGGGCTGGCTGGCCAACGGCTCGGCTGCCCACCCAGTCGTCTTCCCTGCGGCAGACTGCGGTGGTGGGCAGGTGGGTGTCATCAGCCTGGGCCTCCGGAAGAACCACTCAGAGCGCTGGGACACCTACTGCTACCGCGAGCAAG ATGTGGCCTGCCGGTGCCGCCAAGGCTTTGTGGGTGATGGGACAAGTGTCTGCAATGGGAAGCTGCTCGACGTACTGGCTGCCACAGCCAACTTCTCCACCTTCTATGGG ATGCTGCTTGGCTATGCCAATGCCACCCCTCGGGGTCTGGACTTCCTGGACTTCCTGGACGATGAGCTCACCTATAAGACACTCTTTGTCCCTGTTAATGAAGGCTTCGTGGACAACATG ACGCTGAGTGGCCCAGACCTGGAGCTGCATGCCTCCAACACCACCTTCCTGAGCACCAATGCCAGCCAGGATACTGTGCTCCCCGCCCACTCGGGCCTCAGCCTCTTCTTCAGTGCTGTGGGCCCTGACAACAGTTCCTGGGGCCCTGTG GCCCCAGGGGCGGTCGTGGTTAGCCACGTCGTCATGTGGGACATCATGGCATTCAACGGCATCATCCATGCTCTGGCCAGGCCCCTTCTGGCTCCCCTACAACCT CAGGCAGTGGTGGCGCCTGAGGGTCCACCCGTGGTGGCAGGTGTGGGGGCTGTAGTGGCTGCTGGAGCACTGCTTGGCCTAGTGGCTGGGGCCTTCTACCTCCGTGCCCGAGGCCAGGCCACGGGCTTTGGCTTCTCCACCTTCCAG GCAGAAGATGATGCTGAGGATGACTTCTCTCCATGGCAGGAAGGAACCAGCCCAACTCTGGTCTCTGTTCCCAACCCCGTCTTCGGCAGCCCTGATGCCTTTT GA